One genomic region from Amycolatopsis sp. FBCC-B4732 encodes:
- a CDS encoding selenium-binding family protein: protein MRSTPLRPGRWRKVVTGAAALALAVGAVTYTGSATGAYADVQTVTDAKTAADGKQYWVQNHLVTKDLARAEGGTPKKWLLVWAGDENIADTLVKDVKNLPGTLGGGLNKLKNALPGPDFLAVIDATQGSPTYGKVVNTATVGPLVENEPHHMQYVWHRGDTVYAGALFAAATYAFDVSALPQLKLKGVSLPTNTLGGSVPDAYWVLKDGTAYGTYMGGPVVPGPHSYADGSTQVGNGFAGSPGEVVHFGKNAEVLSESPAATPQGDNQKLCDNLPQLGKPTCANPHGIQAREDLNTLVTSDYAEPRNIILDPVKQPSPYLRRPTVRTWDISDRNHPKLKSVSYLADGPRADPADPLHAESRAVMETTVTNLPGHKGAFAQTMQGGAVFYTPDITAAEPHWIEVFDDGAANKSIYAGNDSNGASSNGGWIQTSPDDKYLYRAIVGRQKGTLSADDPGTTGGVYVLDIQKLVAAGDRIEDIQGRVDTKAKAQQGGGGDLPTVVGAAPVNPGTPGAGPHWGAYDNWALGSDGFYRETTSPQHLAVSNYFVARSGLDGDHKVNLLNLGPDGKVAVDPNFRDEFTGQVGINFNRKSWPHGDFGNAKPHSELFVVADADIR from the coding sequence ATGCGATCAACTCCGTTGCGTCCGGGTCGATGGCGAAAGGTGGTGACCGGCGCCGCCGCGCTCGCGCTCGCGGTCGGCGCCGTCACGTACACCGGCTCGGCCACCGGCGCCTACGCCGACGTCCAGACCGTCACCGATGCCAAGACGGCGGCCGACGGCAAGCAGTACTGGGTGCAGAACCACCTGGTGACGAAGGATCTCGCGCGCGCCGAGGGCGGCACGCCCAAGAAGTGGCTCCTCGTCTGGGCCGGTGACGAGAACATCGCCGACACGCTCGTCAAGGACGTCAAGAACCTGCCGGGCACACTCGGCGGCGGCCTCAACAAGCTCAAGAACGCCTTGCCCGGCCCGGACTTCCTCGCCGTGATCGACGCGACGCAGGGTTCGCCGACCTACGGCAAGGTCGTCAACACCGCCACCGTCGGGCCGCTCGTCGAGAACGAGCCGCACCACATGCAGTACGTGTGGCACCGGGGCGACACCGTCTACGCCGGCGCGCTGTTCGCCGCCGCGACGTACGCCTTCGACGTCAGTGCGTTGCCGCAGCTGAAGCTCAAGGGCGTCAGCCTGCCGACGAACACCCTCGGCGGCAGCGTTCCGGACGCCTACTGGGTGCTCAAGGACGGCACCGCGTACGGCACGTACATGGGCGGCCCGGTCGTGCCCGGCCCGCACTCCTACGCCGACGGCTCCACGCAGGTCGGCAACGGCTTCGCGGGCAGCCCCGGCGAAGTCGTCCACTTCGGGAAGAACGCCGAGGTGCTGTCCGAGTCGCCGGCTGCGACCCCGCAGGGCGACAACCAGAAGCTCTGCGACAACCTGCCGCAGCTGGGCAAGCCGACCTGCGCCAACCCGCACGGCATCCAGGCCCGCGAGGACCTGAACACGCTCGTCACGTCCGATTACGCCGAGCCGCGCAACATCATCCTCGACCCGGTGAAGCAGCCGTCGCCGTACCTGCGGCGGCCGACCGTGCGGACGTGGGACATCTCCGACCGCAACCACCCGAAGCTGAAGTCGGTGTCGTACCTGGCCGACGGCCCGCGCGCCGATCCGGCCGACCCGCTGCACGCCGAGAGCCGCGCGGTCATGGAGACCACCGTGACCAACCTGCCGGGTCACAAGGGCGCGTTCGCCCAGACCATGCAGGGCGGCGCGGTGTTCTACACGCCGGACATCACCGCGGCCGAGCCGCACTGGATCGAGGTGTTCGACGACGGCGCCGCGAACAAGTCCATCTACGCCGGCAACGACTCCAACGGCGCCAGCTCCAACGGCGGCTGGATCCAGACGAGCCCGGACGACAAGTACCTCTACCGCGCGATCGTCGGGCGGCAGAAGGGCACCCTCTCGGCCGACGACCCCGGCACCACCGGCGGCGTCTACGTCCTCGACATCCAGAAGCTGGTCGCCGCCGGTGACCGGATCGAGGACATCCAGGGCCGGGTCGACACCAAGGCGAAGGCGCAGCAGGGCGGGGGCGGCGACCTGCCGACCGTCGTCGGCGCGGCCCCGGTCAACCCCGGCACGCCGGGCGCGGGCCCGCACTGGGGCGCCTACGACAACTGGGCGCTCGGCAGCGACGGTTTCTACCGCGAAACCACGTCGCCGCAGCACCTCGCGGTGTCGAACTACTTCGTCGCCCGGTCCGGTTTGGACGGTGACCACAAGGTCAACCTGCTGAACCTCGGGCCGGACGGGAAGGTCGCGGTCGACCCGAACTTCCGGGACGAGTTCACCGGGCAGGTCGGGATCAACTTCAACCGCAAGTCGTGGCCGCACGGGGACTTCGGCAACGCCAAGCCGCACTCCGAGCTGTTCGTGGTCGCGGACGCCGACATCAGGTAA
- a CDS encoding zinc ribbon domain-containing protein, whose amino-acid sequence MADSVPFTDNFSDLSNTQGYQFEFRCERCGNGFRSAFQRDNMETGRSVLRTVGSFFGGTLRDLSNSADQWRYDRATNSPAKDRALAAAVKEITPSFRQCRGCGDWMCHDQCWNEEIGQCLRCSPSVAEEISRAQASAQRDQIWDKAREKDWTSGLDLDTRAKVSCPGCGLKADGGKFCSSCGTSLALKVGCGGCGSETNKPGALFCSDCGAKL is encoded by the coding sequence GTGGCTGACTCTGTGCCCTTCACGGACAACTTCTCGGACCTCTCGAACACGCAGGGGTACCAGTTCGAGTTCCGCTGTGAACGCTGCGGCAACGGCTTCCGTTCCGCCTTCCAGCGCGACAACATGGAAACCGGGCGAAGCGTGCTTCGCACGGTCGGCTCGTTCTTCGGTGGCACGCTGCGGGACTTGAGCAACTCGGCCGACCAGTGGCGCTACGACCGCGCGACCAACTCGCCGGCGAAGGACCGCGCGCTGGCCGCGGCGGTCAAGGAGATCACCCCGAGCTTCCGCCAGTGCCGCGGCTGCGGCGACTGGATGTGCCACGACCAGTGCTGGAACGAGGAGATCGGCCAGTGCCTGCGCTGCTCGCCGAGCGTCGCCGAGGAGATCTCGCGCGCCCAGGCGTCGGCCCAGCGCGACCAGATCTGGGACAAGGCCCGCGAGAAGGACTGGACGTCCGGCCTCGACCTCGACACCCGCGCCAAGGTTTCGTGCCCCGGCTGCGGGCTGAAGGCCGACGGCGGCAAGTTCTGTTCGTCCTGCGGCACTTCCCTGGCCCTGAAGGTCGGCTGCGGCGGCTGCGGCAGCGAGACCAACAAGCCGGGAGCGCTGTTCTGCTCGGACTGCGGCGCCAAACTCTGA